One window of Clarias gariepinus isolate MV-2021 ecotype Netherlands chromosome 21, CGAR_prim_01v2, whole genome shotgun sequence genomic DNA carries:
- the atad1a gene encoding outer mitochondrial transmembrane helix translocase has product MLMDVPRHALLRPLSRSEVLGLLVRLGVFGAVTYYSIRWVVEALDPTHKQKSNAKKRAEQMMRSIGVEGVSLNEYEMNIAALLVNPHNMKVTWRDVAGLDHVITGLQESVILPFQKRHLFRGSKLLQPPRGVLLYGPPGCGKTLIAKAAAKASGCRFINLQVSTLTDKWYGESEKLAAAVFSLAVKLQPCIIFIDEIDSFLRSRSSLDHEVTAIMKTQFMSLWDGLETGSDTLVMVMGATNRPQDVDAAIRRRMPATFHIPLPNTAQRKEILHLILSGESLNKAVNLIEIAEQTEGFSGSDLREVCRDAALYRVRDLMRKLQLKQITQRLRLEHDEDDETADSVCLRPISHLDLLFGVDKMNEAKRATAPAHSGAVFVD; this is encoded by the exons ATGTTAATGGACGTCCCCCGGCACGCCCTGCTGCGCCCCCTGAGCCGTAGTGAAGTGTTGGGCCTCCTGGTGAGACTCGGCGTGTTTGGAGCGGTTACGTACTACAGCATCAGATGGGTGGTGGAGGCTCTGGACCCGACGCACAAGCAGAAGTCTAACGCTAAGAAGAGG GCTGAGCAGATGATGAGGAGCATTGGGGTGGAGGGAGTGAGTCTGAACGAGTACGAGATGAACATCGCCGCCCTTCTGGTCAATCCTCACAATATGAAG GTCACATGGAGAGACGTTGCAGGTCTTGATCATGTCATCACTGGGCTTCAAGAATCCGTTATCCTGCCTTTTCAGAAACGTCACCTGTTCCGGGGATCTAAACTTTTACAGCCACCCAGAG GTGTTCTGTTATACGGCCCGCCCGGCTGTGGGAAAACTTTAATCGCCAAGGCAGCAGCCAAAGCCTCAGGCTGTCGCTTCATCAACCTCCAGGTTTCCACTCTGACAGACAAGTGGTACGGAGAATCGGAGAAGCTCGCCGCTGCTGTCTTTTCATTGGCTGTTAAACTGCAGCCCTGCATCATCTTCATCGATGAAATCG ACTCGTTTCTGAGGAGTCGCTCCAGTTTGGATCACGAGGTCACGgcaataatgaaaactcagttTATGAGCCTGTGGGACGGACTGGAGACCGGCTCCGACACtctg GTGATGGTGATGGGTGCCACTAACAGGCCGCAGGACGTGGACGCAGCGATCCGCCGCAGGATGCCTGCGACCTTCCACATTCCACTTCCG AACACGGCTCAGAGGAAGGAGATCCTTCACCTCATCCTGTCTGGAGAAAGC ctgaATAAGGCAGTGAATCTGATAGAGATTGCCGAGCAGACGGAGGGATTTTCGGGCAGCGATCTGAGGGAGGTGTGTCGCGACGCCGCTCTGTACCGAGTGCGAGATCTCATGCGCAAACTGCAGCTGAAACAAATCACACAGCGACTACGACTCGAACACGATGAAGACGATGA gacaGCAGACAGTGTGTGCCTGAGGCCGATCTCTCACCTCGACCTGCTGTTCGGAGTGGATAAGATGAACGAGGCCAAACGGGCCACAGCTCCAGCTCACAGCGGTGCCGTGTTTGTGGACTGA